One part of the Cryptosporangium phraense genome encodes these proteins:
- a CDS encoding nitrate- and nitrite sensing domain-containing protein, with the protein MFLDRLRISGKLVLLAIIPLLAVTVLAISVIAGRVGAAEQANTTSGRIQTAGKVAALVRELQAERLLTIGFLNQVSDRSSVLLQEATVDDQIADVKAAVDDDSPKALRNAVKQLDQLRDLRTETLAFAVPVNTFSQLMTDQINALIDGTSLYRIADSTTAIGRQILAMDAALHLGEANSLNLATLTQLLATPNGTLLSKYVNGLGSANDYTNRYFQYANAGQASLYRLVQQANADRTSTNLSLLGDQTNLNVVQKLPLPTYFPRFTSFLGQTRYIETTLVSDITQAANDQRRDAIAAAGGIGAALILILLVVAGLTVLVGRRVSQPLVALASSANRIASAVENELTRVADDESEVFEPIRLDTVNTTGKDEIGELARAFEQVQSTASRLVERQITSRRNVATMFGHIGRRTQNLIGRQLTMIDRLERQETNTERLGNLYQLDHLSSRLNRNAGSLVVLSGSMATDQGGGSPMPLGDIVRLALGEIEDYTRVDIEIPDDIVVQPSVVSDLTLIFAELMENAAAYSPPHTRVTVTAEPTRAGAQVLIIDHGIGMSAERMAEENARLARRERLDLAPTEVLGLFVTGRLARRHGMGVALVPTQGGGVTAVLALNEPHLVPSVYQGIAAVEEPPRPALPPAAGQQPDVLRVPNTAAGGPSPYGEQSPWNEPSPYGEPAYGEPSPYGDPSPYAEPSPYAAPSPYAAPAPYAAPEPAHYGAPAPSHYGEPAQNLPVVASAAGFDSIALERASKAISAGPWDAFAASGSDGSGHREPVEAEPVAASTALYRSESAPIPSQAPPADVSWWDAPLGGRAPEEPVASPSGFRSLPPAAAPAPAPQVPAYQPPAPQAPAYQPPSPQPPQRPSVPQPSARPAQPQWAEPAAPSLIPTSVPAAPAMPSRPVSTGGGGNLPKLQRRVPGAQLPSGISARDKRQEPAALGDAGDPAAARALIEEFEAGVRNAQRTADTGPVPTLPAMNGGPSSNGAPPSGGPSSNGGGQPSNGAYSSNGGFTNGGPAPLPTRPITPQPPLGQPPVGSPPLRQPSMGQPSMGQPSSAQPSWGQPTQPIPTASRQSPSRPVPAQRPAAAPVSPPVASGPSVGGPSMSQQGQRTPGGLVRRVPGATLKSFTNGRGSVSAAATPVADPDAARALIEQIEAGVSRALNRVVVDDHQHEGSPR; encoded by the coding sequence GTGTTCCTCGATAGGCTCCGCATCAGCGGGAAGCTCGTCCTCCTGGCGATCATCCCGCTGCTCGCGGTCACCGTTCTCGCGATCTCGGTCATCGCCGGCCGGGTCGGCGCGGCCGAGCAGGCCAACACGACCTCGGGCCGGATCCAGACCGCCGGTAAGGTCGCCGCCCTGGTCCGTGAGCTCCAGGCCGAGCGACTGCTGACGATCGGCTTCCTCAACCAGGTCTCCGACCGGTCGTCGGTCCTCCTGCAGGAGGCGACGGTCGACGACCAGATCGCCGACGTCAAGGCCGCGGTCGACGACGACTCGCCGAAGGCGCTGCGGAACGCCGTGAAGCAGCTCGACCAGCTGCGTGACCTGCGTACCGAGACGCTGGCCTTCGCGGTTCCGGTCAACACGTTCTCGCAGCTGATGACCGACCAGATCAACGCGTTGATCGACGGTACGAGCCTCTATCGCATCGCCGACTCGACGACCGCGATCGGTCGCCAGATCCTCGCCATGGACGCCGCCCTGCACCTGGGAGAGGCGAACTCGCTCAACCTGGCGACGCTGACCCAGCTCCTGGCGACGCCGAACGGCACGCTGCTGAGCAAGTACGTCAACGGGCTCGGTTCGGCGAACGACTACACCAACCGGTACTTCCAGTACGCGAACGCCGGCCAGGCCTCGCTGTACCGGCTGGTCCAGCAGGCGAACGCCGACCGTACGTCGACGAACCTGTCCCTGCTCGGTGACCAGACGAACCTGAACGTGGTTCAGAAGCTGCCGCTGCCGACGTACTTCCCGCGGTTCACGTCGTTCCTCGGTCAGACGCGGTACATCGAGACCACGCTGGTGTCGGACATCACCCAGGCCGCGAACGACCAGCGACGGGACGCGATCGCGGCCGCGGGCGGTATCGGGGCCGCGCTGATCCTGATCCTTCTCGTGGTCGCCGGCCTGACCGTCCTGGTCGGACGCCGGGTGTCGCAGCCACTGGTCGCACTGGCGTCCTCCGCGAACCGCATCGCCAGCGCCGTCGAGAACGAGCTCACCCGGGTCGCTGACGACGAGTCCGAAGTCTTCGAGCCCATCCGTCTGGACACGGTCAACACGACCGGTAAGGACGAGATCGGTGAGCTGGCCCGCGCGTTCGAGCAGGTGCAGAGCACGGCGTCGCGACTGGTCGAACGTCAGATCACCAGCCGCCGCAACGTTGCGACGATGTTCGGTCACATCGGTCGTCGTACGCAGAACCTGATCGGTCGTCAGCTGACGATGATCGACCGGTTGGAGCGGCAGGAGACCAACACCGAGCGGCTGGGCAACCTGTACCAGCTCGACCACCTCTCCAGCCGCCTCAACCGGAACGCGGGATCGCTGGTCGTTCTCTCCGGTTCGATGGCGACCGACCAGGGCGGCGGCTCGCCGATGCCGCTCGGCGACATCGTCCGGCTGGCCCTCGGTGAGATCGAGGACTACACCCGCGTCGACATCGAGATCCCGGACGACATCGTCGTCCAGCCGTCGGTCGTCTCCGACCTCACGCTGATCTTCGCCGAGCTGATGGAGAACGCGGCCGCGTACTCGCCGCCGCACACCCGGGTCACGGTCACGGCCGAGCCCACCCGGGCCGGGGCCCAGGTGCTCATCATCGACCACGGCATCGGCATGTCGGCCGAGCGAATGGCCGAAGAAAACGCCCGTCTCGCCCGTCGTGAGCGCCTCGACCTCGCGCCCACTGAGGTGCTCGGTCTGTTCGTGACCGGCCGCCTGGCCCGGCGGCACGGGATGGGCGTCGCGCTGGTGCCCACCCAGGGCGGTGGCGTCACCGCGGTGCTGGCCCTCAACGAGCCGCACCTGGTTCCGTCGGTCTACCAGGGCATCGCCGCGGTCGAAGAGCCGCCGCGCCCGGCGCTCCCGCCGGCCGCGGGGCAGCAGCCCGATGTGCTCCGCGTCCCGAACACCGCGGCCGGGGGTCCGTCGCCCTACGGCGAGCAGTCGCCGTGGAACGAGCCGTCGCCCTACGGCGAGCCCGCCTACGGTGAGCCTTCGCCGTATGGTGACCCGTCTCCCTACGCCGAGCCGTCGCCGTACGCGGCTCCGTCGCCGTACGCCGCTCCGGCGCCGTATGCCGCTCCGGAGCCCGCGCACTACGGTGCGCCCGCCCCGTCGCACTACGGCGAGCCGGCCCAGAACCTGCCGGTGGTGGCCTCGGCCGCCGGGTTCGACAGCATCGCGCTCGAGCGGGCGTCGAAGGCGATCTCGGCCGGCCCCTGGGATGCGTTCGCCGCGTCCGGGAGCGACGGGTCCGGCCACCGCGAGCCGGTCGAGGCCGAGCCCGTGGCGGCGAGCACCGCGCTCTACCGCAGCGAGTCGGCCCCGATCCCGTCCCAGGCCCCGCCCGCGGACGTCTCGTGGTGGGACGCGCCGCTGGGTGGCCGGGCTCCGGAGGAGCCGGTGGCGAGCCCGTCCGGCTTCCGCTCGCTGCCCCCGGCGGCCGCGCCGGCCCCGGCCCCGCAGGTGCCGGCCTACCAGCCGCCGGCCCCGCAGGCGCCCGCCTACCAGCCGCCGTCTCCCCAGCCGCCTCAGCGGCCCTCGGTCCCTCAGCCGTCGGCCCGGCCGGCTCAGCCCCAGTGGGCCGAGCCTGCGGCGCCGTCGCTGATCCCGACGTCGGTCCCGGCCGCGCCGGCCATGCCGTCGCGTCCGGTGAGCACCGGCGGTGGCGGCAACCTGCCGAAGCTCCAGCGACGGGTACCCGGTGCACAGTTGCCGTCCGGCATCTCGGCCAGGGACAAGCGTCAGGAGCCGGCGGCTCTGGGCGACGCCGGTGACCCGGCCGCCGCTCGGGCGCTGATCGAGGAGTTCGAGGCCGGTGTGCGTAACGCGCAGCGGACCGCGGACACCGGCCCGGTTCCCACGCTCCCGGCGATGAACGGTGGTCCCTCGTCGAACGGTGCCCCGCCGTCCGGTGGTCCGTCGTCGAACGGTGGCGGTCAGCCGTCCAACGGGGCCTACTCGTCGAACGGTGGCTTCACGAACGGTGGTCCGGCTCCGCTGCCGACCCGCCCGATCACGCCGCAGCCGCCCCTGGGCCAGCCCCCGGTCGGCTCCCCGCCGCTGCGTCAGCCGTCGATGGGCCAGCCGTCGATGGGCCAGCCGTCATCGGCGCAGCCCTCGTGGGGTCAGCCGACCCAGCCGATCCCGACGGCGTCCCGTCAGTCGCCGTCGCGTCCGGTGCCGGCCCAGCGTCCGGCGGCGGCGCCGGTGTCACCTCCGGTGGCGTCGGGTCCGTCCGTCGGCGGTCCGTCGATGTCCCAGCAAGGCCAGCGAACTCCCGGAGGACTTGTGCGACGCGTCCCCGGGGCGACCTTGAAGAGCTTCACCAACGGCCGGGGAAGTGTTTCGGCCGCAGCAACACCGGTGGCAGATCCGGATGCCGCCCGGGCGCTGATCGAGCAGATCGAAGCAGGCGTGTCCCGCGCTCTCAACAGGGTCGTCGTCGACGACCATCAGCACGAAGGATCCCCACGATGA
- a CDS encoding DUF2252 domain-containing protein, whose amino-acid sequence MGGLTVVTPVGYELGRSARTRVSRSAQAELTDDGRNPLTLLAAADEHRLRELLPLRYERMIASPFSFFRGAATVMAHDLALLPHSGLFVQAGGNAHLQNFGMSGTPDRRLVFDQNDFDETLEAPFEWDLKRLVSSVILAGRANRFKNGEASAAAAGAAAGYREAMSEYATKRALEVWYDRVEVDDIVPLLKRGRSSVPTLQAVQKARSRDHLSAAAKLTERVDGEWRLREDPPLLTHVPDTSDEGMDEELVRRCIREYRQTLPADRRVLLDRYTFVDFARKVVGVGSVGSRCWVVLLAASTNDPLLLQVKEAGQSVLEWHLTPSPYRNAGQRVVEGQRLIQAAPDVLLGWFRDPAAGHDYYVRQLWDAKGSFDTSTFDAAGLTKYARVCGRVLARAHARSGDPAAIAGYIGQGDRFDRSMLKFGQAYADRTEADHALLVEAVAAEAMPAPQASARRASTGVPVDAPLRA is encoded by the coding sequence GTGGGAGGACTGACCGTCGTGACTCCCGTCGGCTACGAACTCGGCCGCAGCGCACGGACCAGGGTGTCCCGCTCCGCGCAGGCCGAGCTCACCGACGACGGCCGGAATCCGTTGACGCTTCTCGCGGCCGCGGACGAACATCGCCTCCGGGAACTGCTTCCGCTCAGATATGAGCGGATGATCGCGTCCCCATTCAGCTTTTTCCGTGGTGCGGCCACCGTGATGGCGCACGATTTAGCGTTGTTGCCGCACAGCGGCCTGTTCGTGCAGGCCGGTGGAAATGCGCACCTGCAGAACTTCGGAATGTCCGGAACCCCCGATCGGCGGCTGGTTTTCGATCAGAACGATTTCGACGAGACGCTCGAAGCGCCGTTCGAATGGGATCTGAAGAGGCTGGTCAGCAGCGTGATCCTGGCCGGCCGGGCGAATCGCTTCAAGAACGGTGAGGCGTCGGCCGCGGCCGCCGGTGCGGCGGCCGGGTACCGCGAAGCAATGAGCGAGTACGCCACGAAACGCGCGCTCGAAGTGTGGTACGACCGGGTCGAGGTCGACGACATCGTGCCGTTGCTGAAGCGCGGGCGGTCGAGCGTCCCCACGTTGCAGGCGGTCCAGAAGGCCCGCAGCCGCGATCACCTCAGCGCGGCCGCGAAACTGACCGAACGGGTCGACGGTGAGTGGCGGCTCCGGGAGGATCCGCCGTTGCTCACCCACGTCCCCGACACCTCCGACGAGGGCATGGACGAGGAGCTGGTGCGCCGCTGCATCCGCGAGTACCGGCAGACGCTGCCCGCCGATCGCCGCGTGCTGCTCGACCGGTACACGTTCGTCGACTTCGCGCGGAAGGTCGTCGGGGTCGGCAGCGTGGGCAGCCGCTGCTGGGTCGTGCTGCTGGCCGCGTCCACCAACGACCCGCTGTTGTTGCAGGTCAAGGAGGCCGGTCAGTCGGTCCTCGAATGGCACCTGACGCCGAGCCCGTACCGGAACGCCGGCCAGCGCGTCGTCGAGGGGCAGCGCCTGATCCAGGCCGCGCCGGACGTTCTGCTCGGCTGGTTCCGCGATCCGGCGGCCGGTCACGACTACTACGTCCGCCAGCTGTGGGACGCGAAGGGCTCGTTCGACACCTCGACGTTCGACGCCGCCGGGCTGACGAAGTACGCGCGGGTCTGCGGCCGGGTGCTGGCCCGGGCGCACGCCCGCAGCGGTGATCCGGCCGCGATCGCCGGCTACATCGGCCAGGGCGACCGGTTCGATCGATCGATGCTGAAGTTCGGGCAGGCCTACGCCGACCGCACCGAGGCCGACCACGCCCTGCTGGTCGAGGCCGTCGCGGCGGAGGCGATGCCCGCGCCGCAAGCGTCCGCTCGCCGGGCGTCGACCGGCGTACCGGTCGACGCCCCGCTCCGAGCCTGA
- a CDS encoding putative bifunctional diguanylate cyclase/phosphodiesterase, with amino-acid sequence MTAVDVTREEGQGSGDDRRRAFATNWAWALRRAGTPPLTADETELRLAGAVGRLIEITSSEPFDAAPAATVGAALVGTGFAEPVALGESIRLLAAEFPAVLAAEPAPAPTDVPARLAAVSAEFATGFAAATRERAFTAQSDAQRALRASEARFRAVLAGAPAGIALATPDGQLTDVNDGLANLLGLPVSTLVGRRLVEFLVPEHRAGLEEAYDHLRTSEVPRVRIERRLARPGGEETWLSLGLSLVADESGVPRWLTALVEDVTEQRATRLALLHGSAHDRLTGLINRDAFVERLTAIVRERGVERVGLCYLDVDGFKVFNDSLGHPAGDELLVALAERLRSAAVGALVARLGDDEFGVLLTGTTGIADVELVAAEITRALAAPFTIGDSRLTLSAGIGLVEHAAVDADAADLIRAAELTMYRAKAEGRGSRAVYDPHRNEQQIARYALSTSMPAALERDEFVVEFQPLVGLADGRVRGAEALVRWRHRELGLLSPKRFVGLAEETGAIVPIGRRVLQLACRQAARWRIDDDPAPYASVNLAVSQFRDPGLVDDVVRVLEETGLEPGRLQLELAAGTVAAANAAPLRRLSALGVRLAVDDVGAGWANLGLLRELPVDVLKLSGGLVQRLTGAEPSEAESQILESLVTLGHALDLQVVAEGIETVEQHDRLRALGCDTGQGWYFAPALAPDDFIRYLPGSPAVASR; translated from the coding sequence GTGACCGCCGTCGACGTCACCCGCGAGGAGGGTCAGGGCTCGGGGGACGACCGTCGACGGGCGTTCGCGACGAATTGGGCCTGGGCTCTGCGTCGGGCCGGCACCCCGCCGCTCACCGCCGACGAGACCGAGTTGCGGCTGGCCGGCGCGGTCGGCCGGTTGATCGAGATCACCTCCAGCGAGCCGTTCGACGCCGCCCCGGCCGCGACCGTCGGGGCCGCGCTGGTGGGCACCGGGTTCGCCGAGCCGGTCGCGCTGGGCGAGAGCATCCGGCTGCTCGCGGCCGAATTTCCGGCCGTGCTGGCCGCGGAACCCGCACCCGCGCCGACCGACGTACCGGCCCGGCTGGCCGCGGTGTCGGCCGAGTTCGCGACCGGCTTCGCCGCCGCGACCCGCGAGCGGGCCTTCACCGCCCAGTCCGACGCCCAGCGGGCGCTGCGGGCCAGCGAGGCCCGGTTCCGGGCCGTGCTGGCCGGGGCTCCGGCCGGCATCGCGCTGGCGACGCCGGACGGCCAGCTCACCGACGTCAACGACGGGCTGGCGAACCTGCTCGGCCTGCCGGTCAGCACGCTGGTCGGCCGTCGGCTGGTCGAGTTCCTGGTGCCCGAGCACCGGGCCGGGCTGGAAGAGGCCTACGACCACCTGCGCACGTCCGAGGTGCCGCGGGTCCGGATCGAACGGCGCCTGGCCCGGCCGGGCGGTGAGGAGACCTGGCTCTCGCTCGGGCTGAGCCTGGTCGCCGACGAGTCGGGCGTCCCACGCTGGCTCACCGCGCTGGTGGAAGACGTCACCGAGCAGCGGGCGACGCGCCTGGCGCTGCTGCACGGCTCGGCCCACGACCGGCTCACCGGCCTGATCAACCGGGACGCGTTCGTCGAGCGGCTCACCGCGATCGTGCGCGAGCGGGGCGTCGAGCGCGTCGGGCTCTGCTACCTCGACGTCGACGGCTTCAAGGTCTTCAACGACAGCCTCGGCCATCCGGCCGGCGACGAATTGCTGGTCGCGTTGGCCGAGCGACTCCGCTCGGCGGCGGTCGGCGCGCTGGTCGCCCGCCTGGGCGACGACGAGTTCGGCGTCCTGCTGACCGGCACCACCGGGATAGCCGACGTCGAGCTGGTGGCCGCCGAGATCACCCGCGCGCTGGCCGCGCCGTTCACGATCGGGGACAGCAGGCTCACGCTCTCGGCCGGCATCGGCCTCGTCGAACACGCGGCCGTCGACGCGGACGCCGCCGACCTGATCCGCGCGGCCGAGCTGACGATGTACCGGGCCAAGGCCGAGGGCCGGGGGAGCCGCGCGGTGTACGACCCGCATCGCAACGAACAGCAGATCGCCCGCTACGCGCTCTCCACGTCGATGCCGGCCGCGCTGGAGCGGGACGAGTTCGTCGTCGAGTTCCAGCCGCTGGTCGGGCTGGCCGACGGCCGGGTGCGGGGCGCCGAGGCGCTGGTGCGCTGGCGGCACCGCGAGCTCGGGCTGCTCTCGCCCAAGCGGTTCGTCGGGCTGGCCGAGGAGACCGGCGCGATCGTCCCGATCGGCCGCCGGGTGCTCCAGCTGGCCTGCCGCCAGGCCGCTCGCTGGCGGATCGACGACGACCCGGCGCCGTACGCCAGCGTCAACCTCGCGGTCAGCCAGTTCCGCGACCCGGGCCTGGTCGACGACGTCGTCCGGGTGTTGGAGGAGACCGGGCTCGAACCGGGCCGCCTGCAGCTCGAACTCGCGGCAGGCACGGTCGCGGCCGCGAACGCGGCCCCGCTGCGGCGGCTCTCGGCGCTCGGCGTCCGGCTGGCCGTCGACGACGTCGGCGCCGGCTGGGCGAACCTCGGCCTGCTCCGCGAGCTGCCGGTCGACGTCCTGAAGCTCTCCGGCGGCCTGGTGCAGCGGCTCACCGGTGCCGAGCCGTCCGAGGCCGAGAGCCAGATCCTGGAGTCGCTCGTCACGCTCGGGCACGCGCTCGACCTGCAGGTCGTCGCCGAGGGCATCGAGACCGTCGAGCAGCACGACCGGCTCCGGGCGCTGGGCTGCGACACCGGGCAGGGCTGGTACTTCGCCCCGGCTCTGGCCCCCGACGACTTCATCCGCTATCTGCCCGGTTCGCCGGCGGTCGCTTCGAGGTGA
- a CDS encoding GAF domain-containing sensor histidine kinase yields the protein MSPARGRAQLLAPYAVIGEPPEPDLEAIASIAAHICGVPKAVVNLIDDTHQYQVAAHGFTQAVCDREDSMCAISMTLPEPVYLPDARTDERWANSPFVTGAIGNVRFYSSTQLITPRGDVLGTLCVFDEEVREITDAQRQQLELLAHQVVDVLELRRQSFALHDAIATLEHTREELVRSNEHLAAFAGQVSHDLKNPLASVVGYLHNLSEVGVVAAEPEASWCTQRALAASQRMSDMIGNLLDFASVGGSLSFQRVDVADLMADLTDDLRDAIASVGGTVEVDGLLPTVRADRVQLRAVLQNLISNALKFRRLHRPPQVCVSAAPQGDHWLIRVADNGIGIPPDRREQAFALLSRVHDESAREIAGNGIGLATCKRIVTAHGGDIGLADSPGGGTTVWFTLPYEATM from the coding sequence ATGAGCCCCGCGCGTGGTCGGGCCCAGTTGCTGGCGCCCTACGCGGTCATCGGCGAACCTCCCGAGCCCGATCTGGAGGCCATCGCCAGCATCGCCGCGCACATCTGCGGCGTGCCCAAGGCCGTCGTCAACCTGATCGACGACACGCACCAGTACCAGGTCGCGGCGCACGGGTTCACCCAGGCGGTCTGTGACCGCGAGGACTCGATGTGCGCGATCTCGATGACGCTGCCCGAGCCGGTCTACCTACCGGACGCCCGGACCGACGAGCGCTGGGCGAACAGCCCGTTCGTCACCGGGGCCATCGGCAACGTCCGCTTCTACTCGTCGACCCAGCTGATCACCCCGCGCGGCGACGTGCTCGGGACGCTCTGCGTGTTCGACGAGGAGGTCCGGGAGATCACCGACGCCCAGCGCCAGCAGCTCGAACTGCTCGCGCACCAGGTCGTCGACGTCCTCGAGCTGCGTCGGCAGAGCTTCGCGCTGCACGACGCGATCGCGACGCTGGAGCACACCCGGGAGGAGCTGGTCCGCTCGAACGAGCACCTGGCCGCGTTCGCCGGCCAGGTCAGCCACGATCTGAAGAACCCGCTGGCCAGCGTCGTCGGCTATCTCCACAACCTGAGCGAGGTCGGGGTGGTCGCGGCCGAGCCGGAGGCGAGCTGGTGCACCCAGCGGGCCCTCGCGGCCAGCCAGCGGATGAGCGACATGATCGGCAACCTGCTCGACTTCGCCAGCGTCGGTGGTTCGCTGAGCTTCCAGCGCGTCGACGTGGCCGACCTCATGGCCGACCTGACCGACGACCTGCGCGACGCGATCGCGTCGGTGGGCGGGACCGTGGAGGTCGACGGGTTGCTGCCGACCGTTCGCGCCGACCGGGTCCAGCTCCGGGCGGTGCTGCAGAACCTGATCAGCAACGCGCTGAAGTTCCGGCGGCTGCACCGCCCGCCGCAGGTCTGCGTGAGCGCGGCCCCGCAGGGCGACCACTGGCTGATCCGCGTCGCCGACAACGGCATCGGGATCCCACCGGACCGCCGCGAGCAGGCGTTCGCGCTGCTCAGCCGGGTGCACGACGAGTCAGCCAGGGAGATCGCGGGCAACGGCATCGGGCTGGCGACCTGCAAGCGGATCGTCACCGCCCACGGCGGCGACATCGGCCTGGCCGACTCCCCCGGCGGCGGCACGACCGTGTGGTTCACGCTGCCCTACGAAGCCACGATGTGA
- a CDS encoding dCMP deaminase yields METEPTEADLHWLRQAIELSRRCPPSATAFSVGALVVDADGTVLSDGWSRRDDPHEHAEEAALAGLAGVHPDATIYSSLEPCSARASRPRTCTGLILESGLRRVVFAWREPAIFVDCDGAEQLREAGRTVIEVPSLAPLVRKVNSHIVAS; encoded by the coding sequence ATGGAGACTGAACCCACCGAGGCCGACCTCCACTGGCTGCGTCAGGCGATCGAACTCTCCCGCCGCTGCCCGCCCTCGGCCACGGCGTTCTCGGTCGGCGCGCTGGTCGTCGACGCCGACGGAACCGTGCTCTCCGACGGCTGGTCGCGCCGCGACGACCCGCACGAGCACGCCGAGGAGGCCGCGCTGGCCGGGCTGGCCGGCGTCCACCCCGACGCCACGATCTACAGCTCGCTCGAACCGTGCTCGGCCCGGGCGTCCCGGCCGCGGACCTGCACCGGGCTGATCCTCGAGTCCGGGCTGCGCCGGGTCGTGTTCGCCTGGCGCGAGCCGGCGATCTTCGTCGACTGCGACGGCGCCGAACAGCTCCGCGAAGCCGGCCGGACGGTCATCGAGGTCCCGTCACTCGCCCCGCTCGTCCGGAAGGTGAACTCTCACATCGTGGCTTCGTAG
- a CDS encoding RibD family protein, with the protein MRPHAGLKPYVIVSAAMSVDGYLDDTSPQRLLLSNEADFDRVDAVRAGCDAILVGAETVRRDDPRLLVRSAARREARVAAGLTPSPLRIVLSRSGSLDPGAAVFGPGAETVVYPGVPQVLADRRIRRLLVEGGSSVQAQFLTEGLVDELHLAVAPFFVGEPSAPRFAGVTKNPHWMRLAETRTMGDVVLLRYLLGPPDGD; encoded by the coding sequence ATGAGGCCCCACGCCGGTCTGAAGCCCTACGTCATCGTCTCGGCGGCGATGTCGGTCGACGGGTACCTCGACGACACCTCACCCCAGCGCCTGCTGCTCTCCAACGAGGCCGACTTCGACCGGGTGGACGCCGTCCGGGCCGGGTGCGACGCGATCCTGGTGGGCGCCGAGACCGTCCGCCGCGACGACCCGCGGCTGCTGGTGCGCTCGGCCGCGCGCCGGGAGGCCCGGGTCGCGGCCGGGCTCACGCCGTCGCCGCTGCGTATCGTGCTGAGCCGGAGCGGCTCGCTGGATCCGGGGGCCGCCGTGTTCGGGCCCGGCGCCGAGACCGTCGTGTACCCCGGCGTCCCCCAGGTGCTGGCCGATCGCCGGATCCGGCGCCTGCTCGTCGAGGGCGGCAGCAGCGTCCAGGCCCAGTTCCTCACCGAAGGCCTGGTCGACGAACTGCACCTCGCGGTCGCGCCGTTCTTCGTCGGCGAACCGTCCGCGCCCCGATTCGCCGGCGTCACGAAGAACCCGCACTGGATGCGGCTGGCCGAGACGCGGACGATGGGCGACGTCGTACTGCTGCGCTACCTGCTCGGGCCACCCGATGGAGACTGA
- a CDS encoding enoyl-CoA hydratase/isomerase family protein — protein MATGQVGCTIDGGVATVVLDNPAKRNAMTTDMWNAIPPLLASLTADPDVRVVVVTGAGDAFSAGADISALTGLEPGVPSPAALAEDALVAFPKPIVAAIRGWCVGGGCQVSVAGDFRIAEEGARFGITPAKIGVVYPAATTARLVDLVGPAAAKFLLFTGDFIDAERALRIGLIDELVPAGALDARIAELTTTLVSRSQLTQHAAKDLVRAATIERQTYWEEAGRAELAEGVAAFVERREPTFPWRPA, from the coding sequence ATGGCTACAGGGCAGGTTGGCTGCACGATCGACGGCGGGGTGGCCACCGTCGTCCTCGACAACCCGGCCAAGCGGAACGCGATGACCACCGACATGTGGAACGCGATCCCGCCGTTGCTCGCCTCGCTCACCGCCGATCCCGACGTCCGGGTCGTCGTCGTCACCGGCGCCGGGGACGCGTTCAGCGCCGGCGCCGACATCTCGGCGCTCACCGGGCTCGAGCCCGGCGTGCCCTCACCGGCCGCGCTGGCCGAGGACGCGCTGGTGGCGTTCCCGAAACCGATCGTGGCCGCGATCCGGGGCTGGTGCGTCGGCGGCGGGTGCCAGGTCTCGGTGGCCGGTGACTTCCGGATCGCCGAGGAGGGCGCCCGGTTCGGCATCACCCCGGCGAAGATCGGCGTCGTCTATCCAGCGGCCACGACCGCTCGCCTGGTCGACCTCGTCGGGCCGGCGGCCGCGAAGTTCCTGCTGTTCACCGGCGACTTCATCGACGCCGAACGCGCGCTGCGCATCGGGCTGATCGACGAGCTGGTCCCGGCCGGGGCGCTCGACGCCCGGATCGCCGAGCTCACGACGACGCTGGTGAGCCGGTCCCAACTGACCCAGCACGCGGCCAAGGACCTCGTCCGGGCGGCCACGATCGAGCGTCAGACGTACTGGGAAGAGGCCGGGCGGGCCGAGCTGGCCGAGGGCGTCGCCGCGTTCGTCGAACGGCGGGAGCCGACGTTCCCGTGGCGGCCGGCATGA